A single region of the Acidimicrobiales bacterium genome encodes:
- a CDS encoding pyruvate, phosphate dikinase: protein MSVRYVFDFDHAHERPPKELRDLLGGKGANLAEMTSVLQLPVPPGFTISTEACRRYMSDGWPEGLDDEIAHHLRRLEERMGRRLGDPDDPLLVSVRSGAKFSMPGMMDTVLDLGLNERSVEGLARQTSDRRFALDSYRRFVQMYGRIVLGVDGEEFDAIFEEEKKKAGAATDAEIPPDALERIVERFLRLVAERIGRPFPEDPWEQLIGAAEAVFRSWDSPRAKAYRQRERIPDDLGTAVNVQAMVFGNRDDRSGTGVGFTRNPATGERGAYGDFLVNAQGEDVVAGIRETLPLQAMGELFPDAYRELLEIFDRLERHYRDMMDVEFTIEQDRLWILQTRVGKRTGLAAVRLAVAMHEDPEIRLTRREAVGRVTPEHVDQLLHPRFERVDRPVLTKGLAASPGAAVGRVYFTADEAAEAAERGEKVILVREETSPEDVHGMAAAQGILTAKGGLVSHAAVVARGWGKPAVVGASEVEIGDDEFRVGDTVVRRGDVISIDGSTGLVVVGELPLAEGTVPDELEVVLGWADEVRAGRLGVRANADTAEDARRAREFGAEGIGLARTEHMFLGDRLPVVRRAILAEDPEEEASALAELRELQRDDFVGLLEAMDGLPVTIRLLDPPLHEFLPPLEELVVGEAQGRLTDDEARLLHAVRQWSEANPMLGIRGVRLGILRPGIYRMQARAIAEAVTERKRVGGDPRVEIMIPLAVNSAELELVGGWVREELEAVLGPDEADAIPIGTMIETPRAALVADEIATVAAFFSFGTNDLTQMTFGFSRDDVEGPLMDTYQKLGVLAENPFETVDRDAVGWLVRRACELGRRQRADLKLGVCGEHGGDPASVEFFFRAGVDYVSCSPFRVPVARLAAAHAVLGADEDTGV, encoded by the coding sequence ATGAGCGTTCGATACGTGTTCGACTTCGACCATGCCCACGAGAGGCCGCCGAAGGAGCTACGGGACCTGCTCGGGGGGAAGGGGGCGAACCTAGCCGAGATGACGTCGGTGCTGCAGCTACCGGTACCCCCGGGTTTCACCATCTCTACCGAGGCTTGCAGACGCTACATGTCCGACGGTTGGCCGGAGGGTCTCGACGACGAGATCGCGCACCATCTCCGGCGGCTCGAAGAGCGCATGGGTAGGCGGCTCGGCGACCCGGACGACCCGCTGCTGGTGAGCGTCAGGTCCGGTGCGAAGTTCTCGATGCCGGGGATGATGGACACGGTCTTGGACCTCGGGCTGAACGAGAGGTCGGTCGAGGGTCTGGCCCGGCAGACCTCAGACAGGAGGTTCGCGCTCGACTCCTACCGGCGTTTCGTGCAGATGTACGGCAGGATCGTCCTCGGCGTCGACGGCGAGGAGTTCGACGCGATCTTCGAAGAAGAGAAGAAGAAGGCGGGAGCCGCCACCGACGCGGAGATCCCCCCAGACGCGCTCGAACGCATCGTCGAACGGTTCCTGCGACTGGTCGCGGAGCGCATCGGACGTCCGTTCCCGGAAGACCCGTGGGAGCAGCTGATCGGCGCCGCAGAGGCGGTGTTCCGTTCCTGGGACTCGCCGAGAGCGAAGGCCTACAGGCAGCGGGAGCGGATCCCCGACGATCTCGGCACCGCGGTGAACGTGCAGGCGATGGTGTTCGGCAACCGGGACGACCGTTCCGGCACCGGCGTCGGCTTCACCCGGAACCCCGCGACCGGAGAACGGGGGGCGTACGGCGACTTCCTCGTCAACGCCCAGGGGGAGGACGTGGTGGCCGGCATCAGGGAGACGCTCCCACTGCAGGCGATGGGAGAGCTGTTCCCCGACGCCTACCGGGAGCTGCTCGAGATCTTCGACCGGCTCGAGCGGCACTACCGGGACATGATGGACGTCGAGTTCACCATCGAACAGGACCGCCTCTGGATCCTGCAGACGCGGGTGGGGAAGCGGACGGGGTTGGCCGCCGTGCGTCTGGCAGTCGCTATGCACGAAGACCCGGAGATCCGTCTGACCAGACGTGAGGCGGTCGGCCGGGTCACCCCCGAGCACGTGGACCAGCTCCTCCACCCTCGCTTCGAACGCGTCGACCGTCCCGTGTTGACCAAGGGGCTGGCGGCCTCCCCGGGTGCGGCGGTCGGGAGGGTTTACTTCACAGCCGACGAGGCGGCCGAGGCCGCCGAGCGGGGCGAGAAGGTGATCCTCGTGAGGGAGGAGACCTCCCCGGAGGACGTGCACGGCATGGCTGCAGCCCAGGGGATCCTCACGGCGAAGGGAGGTCTCGTCTCTCACGCGGCCGTGGTGGCGCGGGGTTGGGGCAAGCCGGCGGTGGTGGGTGCTTCCGAGGTGGAGATCGGAGACGACGAGTTCCGGGTCGGAGACACCGTGGTCCGGCGGGGGGACGTGATCTCGATCGACGGCTCCACCGGCCTGGTGGTCGTCGGCGAGCTGCCGCTGGCAGAGGGGACCGTCCCCGACGAGCTGGAGGTGGTGCTCGGCTGGGCGGACGAGGTGCGTGCGGGACGGCTCGGCGTCCGTGCCAACGCGGACACGGCCGAAGACGCCCGCCGGGCGAGAGAGTTCGGCGCGGAGGGGATCGGTCTGGCGAGGACCGAGCACATGTTCTTGGGCGACCGCCTTCCGGTGGTGAGGCGAGCGATCCTCGCCGAGGACCCTGAGGAAGAGGCTTCGGCGTTGGCCGAGCTGCGCGAACTGCAGCGGGACGACTTCGTCGGCCTCCTCGAGGCGATGGACGGCCTCCCGGTCACCATCAGGCTGCTGGATCCGCCGCTGCACGAGTTCCTCCCCCCGCTGGAGGAGCTGGTGGTGGGCGAAGCCCAGGGTCGGCTCACAGACGACGAGGCGCGGCTGCTGCACGCCGTGCGGCAGTGGAGCGAGGCGAACCCGATGCTCGGGATCAGGGGTGTGAGGCTGGGGATCCTCCGCCCCGGGATCTACAGGATGCAGGCGAGGGCGATAGCAGAGGCCGTCACCGAGCGGAAGAGGGTCGGCGGCGACCCGCGGGTGGAGATCATGATCCCGCTGGCGGTGAACTCCGCCGAGCTGGAGCTGGTCGGCGGTTGGGTGCGTGAGGAGCTCGAAGCAGTCCTCGGCCCCGACGAGGCTGATGCGATCCCGATCGGCACGATGATCGAGACGCCGCGTGCCGCTCTCGTGGCGGACGAGATCGCGACGGTCGCCGCGTTCTTCTCGTTCGGCACGAACGACCTCACCCAGATGACGTTCGGGTTCTCCAGAGACGACGTGGAGGGTCCTCTGATGGACACCTACCAGAAGCTCGGAGTCCTGGCGGAGAACCCGTTCGAGACGGTCGACAGGGACGCCGTCGGATGGCTGGTGCGGCGAGCCTGCGAGCTGGGACGGCGACAGAGGGCGGACCTCAAGCTCGGCGTCTGCGGAGAGCACGGCGGTGATCCCGCGTCTGTCGAGTTCTTCTTCCGGGCGGGCGTCGACTACGTGTCCTGCTCACCGTTCAGGGTTCCGGTCGCTCGTCTCGCCGCGGCCCACGCCGTGCTCGGCGCGGACGAAGACACCGGCGTCTGA
- the glyS gene encoding glycine--tRNA ligase produces MPHPNDQTLLDKVVNLTRRRGFVFQSAEIYGGFRSTYDYGPVGVNMLRNIRQAWWHSMVQTRPEVVGIEASILTPPAIWEASGHLENFTDPLVECRECHNRHRADKLEDPEVCPSCGAKGSFTEPMQFNLMFKTHAGPVEEKAAECYLRPETAQGMFVNFANVLNVARLKPPFGIAQIGRSFRNEITPGNFVFRTREFEQMEMEYFVPPAEAEHWYEYWCAERLKWYRDLGIPEEKLRLRAHGPEELSHYSRGTSDVEFLFPWGWDELEGIANRGDYDLRRHAEFSGEKLEYFDQATGERYVPHVIEPAAGATRAMMAFLLAAYDEEEVRGEKRVVLRLHPRLAPYQVAVLPLSKHDDLVPVAREVLEMLVEHFVCDFDVTQSIGRRYRRQDELGTPYAVTIDFDTLQDRAVTIRDRDSMEQVRVPIGELVDQLRGRLSVRGAC; encoded by the coding sequence ATGCCGCATCCGAACGACCAGACGCTCCTAGACAAAGTCGTGAACCTCACCCGCCGTCGCGGGTTCGTGTTCCAGTCCGCGGAGATATACGGAGGCTTCCGCTCCACCTACGACTACGGGCCGGTGGGCGTGAACATGCTCCGCAACATCCGACAGGCCTGGTGGCATTCGATGGTGCAGACCCGTCCGGAGGTGGTCGGGATAGAGGCCTCGATCCTCACCCCTCCGGCCATATGGGAGGCCTCCGGTCACCTGGAGAACTTCACCGACCCGCTGGTCGAATGCCGCGAGTGTCACAACCGGCATCGTGCCGACAAGCTCGAAGACCCCGAAGTCTGCCCTTCCTGCGGTGCGAAGGGGTCGTTCACAGAGCCGATGCAGTTCAACCTCATGTTCAAGACACACGCCGGGCCGGTAGAAGAGAAGGCCGCCGAGTGCTACCTCAGACCCGAGACGGCCCAGGGGATGTTCGTCAACTTCGCGAACGTGTTGAACGTGGCACGCCTCAAGCCACCTTTCGGCATAGCGCAGATCGGCCGCTCGTTCCGGAACGAAATAACCCCGGGGAACTTCGTGTTCAGGACCCGGGAGTTCGAGCAGATGGAGATGGAGTATTTCGTCCCGCCCGCCGAGGCGGAGCACTGGTACGAGTACTGGTGTGCAGAGCGACTGAAGTGGTATCGCGACCTCGGGATCCCCGAGGAAAAGCTGCGCCTCAGAGCGCACGGGCCCGAGGAGCTCAGCCACTACTCCCGAGGCACCTCCGACGTAGAGTTCCTCTTCCCCTGGGGTTGGGACGAACTGGAGGGGATCGCCAACCGGGGCGACTACGACCTGAGGCGGCACGCTGAGTTCTCCGGAGAGAAGCTGGAGTACTTCGACCAGGCCACCGGCGAGAGATACGTGCCGCACGTGATCGAGCCGGCCGCCGGGGCGACCCGGGCGATGATGGCCTTCCTGCTCGCCGCGTATGACGAGGAGGAGGTGCGGGGCGAGAAGAGGGTGGTGCTGCGGCTGCACCCGCGCCTCGCCCCCTACCAGGTGGCGGTGCTGCCGTTGTCCAAGCACGACGACCTGGTCCCCGTGGCGCGGGAGGTGTTGGAGATGCTGGTCGAGCACTTCGTCTGCGACTTCGACGTCACCCAGTCCATCGGCCGCCGCTACCGCCGCCAGGACGAGCTGGGCACCCCGTACGCGGTGACCATCGACTTCGACACGTTGCAGGACAGGGCGGTCACCATCCGCGATCGTGATTCCATGGAGCAGGTGAGGGTGCCGATCGGCGAGCTGGTCGACCAGCTGCGGGGTCGGCTCTCCGTGCGGGGAGCCTGCTAA
- the recO gene encoding DNA repair protein RecO, translated as MSGARREVTRPIASRAWTDTAVVLRAWKLAEKDRILSLLTRGRGKIRAVARGARRPGSRFSGRLEIGSHVQVHLHAGRELATVTQVETIDLLRHTRADARRFAVACAMLEVADLFAHEREADEGLYRVLVGALKELEKRPSPLLLAGFALRVLTVEGLRPEVDACVRCGAEGPLTSLSAELGGAVCERCRMGGRCSPEAIAWIRRILSGGLAEALRLERSDLTDEVHRLAMSLLTHHLERVPRSLEALWLLENGKGTPQLPRDPEGR; from the coding sequence ATGTCGGGTGCGCGCAGAGAAGTGACCCGCCCGATCGCGTCCCGGGCTTGGACCGACACGGCAGTGGTGCTGAGGGCCTGGAAGCTCGCCGAGAAGGATCGGATCCTATCGCTGCTCACCCGCGGGCGGGGAAAGATCCGCGCGGTGGCACGGGGAGCCAGGCGGCCCGGGAGCCGCTTCAGCGGCCGCCTCGAGATCGGGTCGCACGTGCAGGTTCACCTCCACGCGGGGAGAGAGCTGGCGACCGTCACCCAGGTGGAGACGATCGACCTGTTGAGACATACCAGGGCCGACGCTCGGCGCTTCGCCGTGGCCTGCGCGATGCTGGAAGTCGCAGATCTCTTCGCGCACGAGCGGGAGGCCGACGAAGGCCTCTACCGGGTCCTCGTCGGTGCCCTGAAGGAGTTGGAGAAGCGGCCGTCTCCGTTGCTGCTCGCCGGATTCGCCCTCAGGGTGCTTACGGTCGAGGGTCTGAGACCGGAGGTGGATGCGTGCGTGCGCTGCGGGGCTGAAGGGCCGCTCACGAGTCTGTCGGCCGAGCTCGGAGGGGCGGTGTGCGAGCGCTGTCGCATGGGCGGGCGCTGCTCACCGGAGGCGATCGCCTGGATTCGGAGGATCCTCTCCGGTGGGCTCGCGGAAGCGCTGAGACTGGAGCGTTCGGATCTCACCGACGAGGTTCACAGGCTCGCAATGAGCCTCCTCACACACCATCTGGAGCGAGTGCCTCGCTCCCTCGAGGCGCTGTGGCTCCTCGAGAACGGGAAAGGCACACCCCAGCTTCCCCGCGACCCAGAGGGACGGTGA
- the uppS2 gene encoding isoprenyl transferase 2: protein MTIPGVDPERLPRHVAIVMDGNGRWATRRGLPRTEGHAAGEEALFDTVEGALEVGLEWMTVYAFSTENWRRPADEVRFLMNFNEGLLRRRRDELHERGVRMRFIGRRDWRVPRRLIKRMQESEELTRHNRRMTFTVAFNYGGRAEIVDAVRALVAEGISPDKVDERAIRRHLYDPEMPDPDLVIRTSGEYRISNFLLWEIAYSELVFCDVLWPDFRREHLFDAIREYQRRERRFGTVGGSR, encoded by the coding sequence GTGACCATCCCCGGAGTCGACCCCGAGCGTCTGCCGCGCCACGTCGCGATCGTCATGGACGGGAACGGGCGCTGGGCGACCCGGCGCGGGCTGCCGCGTACGGAAGGTCACGCTGCAGGCGAAGAGGCGCTCTTCGACACGGTGGAGGGCGCCCTTGAGGTGGGCCTCGAATGGATGACCGTCTACGCGTTCTCCACCGAGAACTGGCGCCGACCGGCCGACGAGGTGCGTTTCCTCATGAACTTCAACGAGGGGCTGCTGCGGCGTCGAAGGGACGAGCTGCACGAGCGCGGCGTGAGGATGCGCTTCATCGGGCGCCGTGACTGGCGAGTGCCCAGGCGTCTGATCAAGCGGATGCAGGAGTCGGAGGAGCTCACTCGACACAACAGGCGGATGACCTTCACCGTCGCGTTCAACTACGGCGGTCGGGCGGAGATCGTGGACGCAGTTCGAGCGCTGGTCGCCGAGGGCATCTCTCCCGACAAGGTCGACGAACGGGCCATACGACGCCACCTGTACGACCCCGAGATGCCGGACCCGGATCTCGTCATCAGGACGTCGGGCGAGTATCGCATCTCGAACTTCCTCCTCTGGGAGATCGCCTACAGCGAGCTGGTCTTCTGCGACGTGCTCTGGCCCGACTTCCGCAGGGAGCATCTCTTCGACGCGATCCGCGAATACCAGCGTCGGGAACGCCGGTTCGGCACCGTCGGGGGATCCCGATGA
- a CDS encoding aspartate aminotransferase family protein, which yields MKAIPDKGSRPEEVLDSLEEMRRFDRDSASGRSMTNVYLATEDAKRLAEEAYRRFLWENALDPTAYPSLPRMERDVVAMCISHLGGDERCVGSFTSGGTESVMMAVKAARDWARSRRPELDRPVVVMPSTAHPCFHKAGAYLGVEIRTVPVDPETCRVDPAAMDEAVCDRTIMLAASAPGYPHGVVDPIEEIAEIALTRNLLFHVDACIGGFVLPFLRELGVEIPAFDLSVEGVTSISMDLHKYAFCAKGASVVLYKDPDLRRHQFFAWSGWPGYVVLNPTVQSSKPGGPLAAAWAVLNHLGRDGYMKIFSDLWDATLRAHEAVRAITELRLMGEPTSTLFSLASDEIDVFALADAMKKRGWDMYPQLSWGGLPHTLHVTMLPGNVPLVGEWARDLADCVREVKENRSEDSLASVRAAVSEMDLSALSVGEIEELMTAAGIGASSLSGEMRDVNRLLDELPRDVCDKVLTVFLDRLTRPAR from the coding sequence ATGAAAGCCATTCCCGATAAAGGCAGTCGGCCGGAGGAGGTCCTCGACAGCCTCGAAGAGATGCGGCGGTTCGACCGCGACAGCGCCAGCGGCCGTTCCATGACCAACGTGTATCTGGCGACCGAAGACGCCAAGCGGCTCGCAGAAGAGGCCTACCGCCGCTTTCTCTGGGAGAACGCACTCGACCCGACCGCCTACCCGAGCCTGCCGCGAATGGAAAGGGATGTCGTCGCCATGTGCATCTCCCATCTCGGCGGCGACGAGCGATGCGTGGGGAGCTTCACCTCGGGGGGGACCGAGAGCGTGATGATGGCCGTCAAGGCCGCCCGGGACTGGGCCCGGTCCCGCCGTCCCGAACTGGATCGTCCGGTCGTCGTCATGCCGTCCACCGCACACCCGTGCTTCCACAAGGCCGGTGCATACTTGGGTGTCGAGATACGCACCGTTCCGGTAGACCCCGAAACGTGCCGCGTCGACCCGGCAGCGATGGATGAAGCCGTCTGCGACCGGACGATCATGCTCGCCGCGTCTGCTCCCGGCTACCCCCACGGCGTCGTAGACCCGATCGAGGAGATCGCCGAGATAGCGCTCACGAGGAACCTCTTGTTTCACGTCGACGCGTGCATCGGCGGCTTCGTCCTCCCCTTCCTGCGAGAACTCGGGGTCGAGATACCGGCCTTCGACCTCTCCGTCGAAGGCGTCACTTCGATCTCGATGGACCTGCACAAATACGCATTCTGCGCCAAGGGCGCGTCCGTCGTCTTGTACAAAGACCCCGACCTCAGACGCCACCAGTTCTTCGCCTGGTCTGGATGGCCGGGTTACGTAGTGCTGAACCCGACTGTGCAGTCGTCCAAGCCCGGCGGTCCTCTGGCCGCGGCGTGGGCGGTGCTGAACCATCTCGGTCGCGACGGCTACATGAAAATCTTCTCCGACCTGTGGGACGCGACACTCCGGGCTCACGAAGCAGTCCGTGCGATCACAGAGCTCCGGCTGATGGGCGAGCCCACGAGCACGCTCTTCTCCTTAGCCTCCGACGAGATCGACGTATTCGCCCTCGCCGACGCCATGAAGAAGCGGGGTTGGGACATGTATCCCCAGCTGTCCTGGGGAGGACTGCCGCACACGCTCCACGTGACGATGCTGCCGGGGAACGTCCCCCTGGTCGGTGAGTGGGCGCGTGATCTCGCCGACTGTGTACGCGAGGTGAAGGAGAACCGGTCCGAGGACTCTCTCGCCTCCGTGAGAGCTGCGGTGTCGGAGATGGACCTCTCCGCCCTCTCCGTCGGCGAGATAGAGGAGCTGATGACGGCGGCCGGAATAGGAGCATCTTCCCTGTCGGGGGAGATGCGTGACGTCAACCGTCTGCTCGACGAGCTGCCACGGGACGTGTGCGACAAGGTGCTCACCGTCTTCCTCGACCGGCTCACCCGTCCCGCGCGGTGA
- a CDS encoding LLM class F420-dependent oxidoreductase codes for MQSGTVQLGKVGVFSFPLVALPFPVVRDLVAQLEAQGWSAVWMPETMSGDPLVRAGQILSATERMAVATGIASIWLRSPLAMSNASRQLAQDHPGRFLLGLGVSHGPVVEGVLGEKWERPLQRMRDYLDTLDAAPSLLPSSSGRPPRVLAALREGMLRLAAERADGAHPYLVPPDHTRRAREILGEGPLLCVEQKVVLETDPDKARTTARRTLAMYLGLPNYAKNLRWLGFTEEDLASGGSDRLVDALVVWGDEEDVLRRVREHFDAGADHVCVQVLTSNPIDPGVDVLARLAPVLTAA; via the coding sequence GTGCAGAGCGGAACGGTGCAGCTCGGGAAGGTGGGGGTCTTCTCGTTCCCACTGGTGGCTCTGCCGTTCCCTGTGGTTCGGGACCTGGTCGCACAGCTCGAGGCGCAGGGATGGTCGGCCGTCTGGATGCCCGAGACGATGAGCGGCGACCCGCTGGTGAGGGCAGGCCAGATCCTCTCCGCCACCGAGCGGATGGCGGTCGCCACCGGGATCGCTTCGATCTGGCTGCGTTCACCCCTGGCGATGTCCAACGCATCCCGCCAGCTGGCACAGGACCACCCGGGCAGGTTCCTCCTCGGCCTCGGGGTGTCGCATGGGCCTGTGGTAGAGGGTGTGTTGGGTGAGAAGTGGGAGCGTCCCCTCCAGCGCATGAGGGACTACCTGGACACCCTCGACGCGGCTCCGAGCCTCCTACCTTCTTCGTCGGGACGGCCGCCCCGTGTGCTCGCTGCCCTCCGGGAGGGAATGCTCCGCCTGGCCGCCGAACGGGCCGACGGTGCCCACCCATATCTCGTGCCCCCAGACCACACCCGCAGAGCCCGGGAAATCCTCGGCGAGGGTCCGCTCCTGTGCGTGGAGCAGAAGGTGGTGCTGGAGACCGACCCCGACAAGGCGCGAACCACGGCTCGTCGCACGCTCGCCATGTACCTCGGACTGCCGAACTACGCGAAGAACCTGAGGTGGCTCGGCTTCACGGAGGAAGACCTCGCGTCGGGAGGCTCGGACCGCCTGGTCGACGCCCTCGTCGTGTGGGGTGACGAGGAGGACGTCCTCCGCAGGGTGCGAGAACACTTCGACGCGGGAGCCGACCACGTCTGCGTGCAGGTCCTGACGTCCAACCCGATCGATCCAGGCGTCGACGTCCTCGCCAGACTCGCACCGGTGCTCACCGCTGCATGA
- the moaA gene encoding cyclic pyranopterin monophosphate synthase — protein sequence MSVTDRCDFRCFYCKPPGSVEWLDRSDLLTFEETARLVRVLVGLGIAEVRLTGGEPTLRRDLPKLVAMVAELGVDVSMTTHGAHLADLAARLAAAGLRRVNVSCDSLKRDRFAQITGRDCLDHVLDGIREAVRVGLHPVKVNAVLVRGWNDDEIEDFVRFARETGVVVRFIEFMPLDAGRRWEPSLVVGREEVLSRIARLAAVVPLASDGGPAERFGFCDGPGEVGVIASVTSPFCASCDRLRLTADGKFRACLFSREETDLLTPLRRGASEDEIAALIRGTVLAKPAGHGIGTPVFVRPDRPMSRIGG from the coding sequence GTGTCGGTGACCGACCGGTGCGACTTCCGCTGCTTCTATTGCAAACCCCCGGGCTCGGTGGAGTGGTTGGACCGGAGCGACCTGCTCACCTTCGAGGAGACGGCCCGCCTCGTGCGAGTGTTGGTCGGGCTGGGAATCGCCGAGGTCCGGCTCACCGGCGGGGAGCCGACGCTCAGACGTGATCTTCCCAAGCTCGTGGCCATGGTCGCGGAGCTCGGAGTGGACGTCTCCATGACGACACACGGGGCGCATCTGGCCGATCTGGCGGCTCGACTCGCCGCCGCGGGTCTGCGGAGGGTGAACGTCTCGTGCGACAGCCTGAAGCGCGACCGTTTCGCCCAGATCACGGGACGAGACTGTCTCGACCATGTTCTCGACGGCATCAGGGAGGCTGTCCGAGTTGGGCTCCACCCTGTGAAGGTGAACGCCGTGCTGGTGCGGGGGTGGAACGACGACGAGATAGAGGATTTCGTGAGATTCGCGCGTGAAACCGGTGTGGTCGTGCGTTTCATCGAGTTCATGCCTCTCGACGCGGGAAGGCGGTGGGAGCCTTCGCTCGTCGTCGGCAGGGAGGAAGTCTTGTCACGGATCGCCCGACTCGCCGCCGTGGTTCCCCTGGCTTCCGACGGCGGCCCGGCGGAACGTTTCGGGTTCTGCGACGGCCCCGGGGAGGTTGGTGTCATCGCGTCCGTGACTAGTCCGTTCTGCGCTTCCTGCGATCGACTGCGCCTCACGGCCGATGGGAAGTTCCGGGCGTGTCTGTTCTCACGGGAGGAGACCGATCTCCTGACGCCCCTGAGGCGAGGTGCGTCCGAGGACGAGATCGCAGCGTTGATCCGCGGGACGGTGCTCGCCAAGCCGGCGGGTCACGGAATCGGCACCCCGGTTTTCGTGCGTCCGGACCGTCCGATGAGCAGAATCGGCGGCTGA
- the amyA gene encoding oligo-1,6-glucosidase, with translation MAARGQTEETPWWRSTTVYQIYPRSFQDSNGDGIGDIPGIISRLDHLTYLGVGTIWLSPFFRSPQRDFGYDVSDYFSVAPEYGTLEDVDRLIAEAHARGLRVIFDLVLNHTSDEHPWFVESRSSRENPKADWYIWAEGRGPGGAKPPNNWRSALEVTSAWQWDEKRGQWYLASFLPCQPDLNWHNPAVREAMWEVVHFWLDRGVDGFRLDMFHAIMKDARLRDNPLRPRWSGSELLRLWDPVHTLNTEENFELAKQLRSVCRGHEPPERMLVGEVFGRPAQLRRYLGDGDGLQLVFLFDFLAFRWSADFFRRCIERYERHFPHPFAPALALENHDRSRSLDRVGGSLDKARSLAVLQLTLRAVPFIYQGQEIGMTNTYIPLRDAKDPIARQHFRWVPEFVSRRLPERINRDEVRTPMQWTPRENAGFCPPEVNPWLPLNPNHVERNVESQRGVAGSHLELYRALLQLRRERSALSVGDLVLLRNLPPDVLAYGRICGDDRMAVYVNFSHQPRVVRIPKRSRLALATHADCDSSKGELRLHGHSAAIIDVT, from the coding sequence ATGGCAGCCAGAGGGCAGACCGAAGAGACACCATGGTGGAGGTCGACGACCGTCTATCAGATCTACCCCCGCTCGTTCCAGGACTCGAACGGCGACGGGATAGGCGACATCCCCGGCATCATCAGTCGTCTCGACCACCTCACGTACCTGGGGGTGGGGACGATCTGGCTCTCCCCGTTCTTCCGAAGCCCCCAGCGCGACTTCGGCTACGACGTGAGCGACTACTTCAGTGTCGCCCCCGAGTATGGGACACTCGAGGACGTCGATCGTCTGATCGCAGAGGCGCATGCCAGGGGACTGCGGGTGATCTTCGACCTGGTGCTCAACCACACCTCCGACGAGCACCCCTGGTTCGTCGAATCGAGGAGCTCACGGGAGAACCCGAAAGCGGACTGGTACATCTGGGCGGAGGGTCGGGGACCGGGAGGGGCCAAGCCCCCGAACAACTGGCGATCCGCGCTCGAGGTCACGTCTGCCTGGCAGTGGGACGAGAAGAGGGGCCAGTGGTACCTGGCGAGCTTTCTCCCCTGTCAGCCCGATCTCAACTGGCACAACCCTGCGGTAAGAGAGGCCATGTGGGAGGTGGTGCACTTCTGGCTCGACAGGGGAGTCGACGGGTTTCGTCTCGACATGTTCCATGCGATCATGAAAGACGCTCGTCTGAGGGACAACCCGCTGCGGCCGAGATGGAGCGGGTCGGAACTTCTCAGGCTGTGGGATCCGGTCCACACCCTGAACACGGAGGAGAACTTCGAACTCGCCAAGCAGCTCCGCTCGGTGTGCAGAGGCCATGAGCCCCCAGAACGAATGCTGGTGGGAGAGGTGTTCGGCAGACCCGCCCAGCTTCGCCGCTATCTGGGAGACGGCGACGGTCTGCAGCTGGTCTTCCTCTTCGACTTTCTCGCCTTCCGTTGGTCGGCGGACTTCTTCCGCAGGTGCATCGAGCGATATGAACGCCATTTCCCGCATCCCTTTGCCCCGGCGCTGGCGCTGGAGAACCACGACCGGTCGCGCAGCCTCGACCGAGTCGGAGGATCTCTGGACAAGGCTCGGTCGCTGGCCGTCTTGCAGCTGACGCTCAGAGCCGTCCCCTTCATCTACCAGGGTCAAGAGATCGGGATGACGAACACGTACATCCCCCTGAGGGATGCGAAGGATCCCATCGCGAGACAGCACTTCCGATGGGTCCCGGAGTTCGTCTCCCGACGTCTCCCCGAGAGGATCAACCGCGACGAGGTCCGCACGCCCATGCAATGGACTCCTCGCGAGAACGCCGGGTTCTGTCCGCCGGAAGTGAATCCCTGGCTGCCCCTGAACCCCAACCACGTAGAGCGCAACGTCGAGTCGCAGCGTGGTGTGGCCGGTTCCCATCTCGAGCTGTACCGAGCCCTCTTGCAGCTCCGCAGAGAACGATCCGCACTGTCGGTCGGCGACCTCGTGTTGCTGAGGAACCTCCCCCCAGATGTCCTCGCCTACGGACGAATCTGCGGGGACGACCGGATGGCCGTCTACGTCAACTTCTCGCACCAACCGAGAGTTGTGAGGATCCCGAAGCGTTCCAGGCTCGCGCTCGCGACACACGCGGATTGTGACTCCAGCAAAGGTGAGCTCCGGCTGCACGGCCATTCTGCAGCGATCATCGACGTCACCTGA